tataaaaatgagtgtaatcattatattttttttttaatatttttttttttttttttgtgaattttaaaaaactaaaatatatttattccCTACTCATTGttcttcaaaataaaaaataattatgaaaaatgaatgaTAAATAGTTAAatcctaaaaataaaattttagataaaaaaaaaattaataattaaaaaaaagaatagttaaatttactttttttatattttatattattttgtgtatttttgagttctaaatttttgtaaactaaattcatattaaaaataaataaaatcaattcattattaaaaaaataaataaataaaaataaaatagatatagaaatataaaaatagaaataaaaataaaaataaataaataaaaataaaaataaaataaaaatgaaaataaaataaaaatgaaaaaaaaaaaaaaaaaaaaaaaaaaaaaaaaaaaaaaaaaaaaaatacgaGACATTAAATTGTCTtgtgaaaaatttaattttaatttttcagagttttcaataaaaaaaagaaaaatttatttttaaacaacCAAACAATGATAAGAcagatatattattataaaaaatcatttccaataataaaccattatACTAAATGTTTTCTATCAACATCCAGTAATGGAATTAATAGTGGAAATataaacattaaaaataatcgcaatataaaaattaataatgaagttACAACTgacaatgataataataataataataataataataataataataataataataataataataataataataataattttttaaaaaatgaaaatataggaaatatagaaaataaaaatgaaaataataataataattataataatttaaaaaaaaccgaatcagttaaaaaagaaattatagcTATGTTTGAAGAAGATTtatatgaaaatgaaaatcaaagagaatcaatattaaaatcatcagaATTTCCAGAAAAGTCATCAAAAGATTGGGGAGATagtgttttaaattattcacCATATATTAGAATGATTGGAGTTAATAAAATAGCAAAGATTATTAATCCATTAGAGAAATATTTGCTTTTAAAACCTCAAGAATATCGTTACAACTATTTATTAGATTGCGATAAATGGATTGATAAACAagtaattgaaaaacaagTACAATCACAACtcatcaatttctttaaagttttaaataaacgtGATCAACTTGAACTAAAAGAGATCACTTCAACTtggttatttaaaatattatcaactTGTTCCAATCATTTATCAGAATATGATCAATTAAATGTAAACTATCATTTCAATATCACAAATTTCATTTCAACTCAAAGAGGTTACATTTCATATTCTgccaataaaatatttataacttTTCACTTTACttttaatggtaataattaattattttttttacttttttccaaaaaaactCTATAATTTAACTAatacttaataataataataataataataataataataataataataataataatcaattaaaaataggtGATTTAGGAGTTAATGAACATATTTCAgctataaaaaattttaaaagctcaattatttttgaatCTATAGTACCAGAATCACAAGAATCATCTGATTTCAGGTGGAAACTTTGTTTCCTTAATCcatcaacaatttcaatgTTATCTGTTGAATCTATaataccattatttttaaaaaaataatattaaacaattggttttaccaataaattttataaagttaaacttttttttttttttttatatatttttaaaaaaaaagtttcctctgtttgttttttttatatatttttttttatattttttttttattcttttttttcttttttttttttttttactacctatatatattttaatatataaatattttaaagtatttaatTGAGACTCTTTTTCTTGGCGAATTCGAGAGACAAAACAAGGTAATCGTATCTGTGACCATTGAGTTGTTTCAAAGCTTTTTCAGCTGAATCAAGATGATTGTAGGTAACGTAGGCAAAACccctattaattttaaaatgaatgaatgaattaaatttgataatggttAGTAAAACATAAATATATAAGAGCTTGAAATCTTTCTcctttatatatatatatatctaaaaaaaatataataaaacacATACTTTGATGAACCTTCCATTGATTTTGGAATTGAAACTCTGCTAACTGGACCAAATTGACCAAATAATTCGTAAAGATCTTTTTCGGTTGCATTTTGTGAAAGATTGGAAACCATAATACTTGGTACATCACTACCACTTGGTGCAGAACCAGTGTATCCACCTCTTAAGTTTGGTGCAATGTATTTGTTTGAAATTGGtttctcttctttttctGATTTTTGTGGTTGAGTggctaaaataaaaaaataaataaaaaaaataacatatGATTAGcgaataaaataataaaagttaaaAGAGAATGAGGCTACAGGCgcatataataattattttcttttgaattgtttttttaaatgtatgTATTATCTCTATTGATCTATCATCATTCTAtccaattattataatagatTCTTCTCATAATtcctaaatttttaattctgtTGTTTGTTGAACCAACATTTAATGCATCTGTTtctttattactttttttactattattgaaGAGGAGGAGGGGAagattgatttattttgaaataaatgaaatggaattgatttaaaatgatAGTTGACATTTGTAATATTGAATACCTGAATACCTAAATTTGTTTTGCCTGTCCTCATCTCTTGTATGCTAGAGAttatataaacaaataataataaatcttacTTAATTCTAAGGCATCCTTGTATGGGCACTTTGTAGTGAAATGGTTCTTTTTACAAATTCTACATTTAACAACATCTTTCTCTTCTTCTTTCTATATATATGGTTGAAACCCAAagtaaatgaataaaattgttaaataaatatgaaaaataaataaataaacaaatatatatataattaaaaaaaataataacatacAACTTCAGCACCTCTAGTTAATACTAAGAATTGTTCATCACCATATGCAGTATTTTCTAAACCAGTTTTATTATCACATTCACCGAATTTTTTCCATTTCTTTCTTTCATCAACCTTTCTATTTCTCTTTACAGTGATTTGATATTCTTGATATCTTTTAATAACTTTAACTTCTTCACCTTTATCATTCTTAACGATGACTTCAATggttttttcaattggtacTCTGTTATCACTATATTTAATATGAATGGGAATTGATTagttaatcaaaaaaaaaatttattttattcttatttttattttatttttatttctttttctttttttcaagaaataaatgaaatgaaattaaaaaataaataacataCATGTTTGTGGATGTCatttttgattatatttataaacttcacactaaaaaaaaaaagaaaaaaaaattaaaaaaaaaaaaaattgaattcacgacaaaaaaaaaaaaaaaaaaaaaaaaaaaaattaaaaaaaaaaaaaaaaaaaatgaaaaaaaatttaaaaattgaattttgagcaaaaaaaaagaattaataatattatttatatgtcaatattattaaattaaaaaaaaaattaaaaattaataaataaataataaataaaaaaaaagggaaaaaaaagagaaaaaaaattattgaaaaaaaaaatgtacacaattttttttttttttttttttcccaaattacaaaattatttatttatttttttccaaaaattacttatttattttttatgtttataaaaaaaaaaaaaaaaaaaaagaaaagttaagaaaattaaatttaatattttccaatatttgggaaaatatttgaaattgatttagaatatttttgaattgattgagttgaatctaaattcaaattccaaCATTGTGGTGGTAATTGGAATAATTGAGAATCTGGTTCATccataaaattataaaaagtaattaatgaaaatccGGCTGGATATAATGGAGTATTATGACAATTTGAAGAcataaaataacaattatcagaatttacaattaaagtATTTGAAGTATAATTATTAGTTTGAGGATATTCTAAAAAATCAACATTAACACCACCCATTGTACCTTGACTAACTAAATCTAATGGTGGTATAGTAAATTGAGTTTCTGGATCAATCTTTCCAACTGAACAATTTCCACCATCTAAGCTATCCAAAAAATATTGAGTTccctaaaataaattaaaaaaaaattaaataaataaaataaaataaaataatattaattaataaataaacataattacatttgatttaaatgcaACTAATTTGCCTTCTTCccaaattgaattttcatttcttCTATATTGGTAAAATACTTGGCCATTAATATAATCAGCTGAAAATAAACCTGCTTCATAGAATGTCATTTGATCCAATTGGTCAGTTAAAGGGTTCATATAGTTTGCATTATATGCAGAGTCAATATATTCATATGTGACCCCTTTAAATCCTTCTGATCCTTTTGAAAAACATTGTTgtactgatgatgatgacgatgattcAACAAAACTATTTATAGCCAAAATGAGGATTATGGCTAAAAAGAATTGCATTTTtagtattgaaaaaaaaaaaaaaaaaaaaatggtttttcTTATTTAGTGGTGtgtgaattaaaaaaataaaaaaaaaataaaataaaataaaaaaaataaaaaccaaaagattttttataaaaaaagtcAGAAACTTTGGTTTAGGAaggaagaaaataaaataaaaaaaaaaaataaaaaaaaagtaaataaattaaactcTTTTTAATGAagtgttttttatttttagatatttttacATTAATATAGAtgggtttttttatttataatatattattttgtttttttttttttttttcaaggtttttgtttttttttaatattaaattttcttaATTTCTAACAATCATCATTTTAACAAATTCGTCATAGTTAACTTGACCATCGCCATCCAAATCAGCTTCTCTAATCATTTCATCAACTTCTTCGTTGGTAAGTTTTTCACCAAGACTGGTCATAACGTGTCTAAGTTCAGCAGCTGAGATGTAACCGTTACCGTCTTTATCGAAAACTTTGAATGCTTCACGGATTTCTTCTTCAGTATCAGTGTCTTGcattttactattatttttaaaaataaaataaaaaaaagagagaaaaaaaaaaaaaaaaaaaagttaatatacCACTttcaaatttgaaaaaactgaaaaaatgataaaattaatttttaaaaaaaacataccgAGCCATCATGGTTAAAAATTCTGGGAAATCAATgttaccattaccatcagCGTCAACTTCATTGATCATATCTTGTAATTCAGCTTCAGTTGGGTTTTGACCTAATGATCTCATAACAGTACCTAATtccttcaattttaaaatgtaattaaatataattattaattttaaattgattcctttttattttaactttcaaaaaaaaaataatacatacTTTGGTGGTAATTGAACCATCACCATCTTTATCGAATAAAGAGAATGCTTCTTTGAATTCAGCAATTTGTTCTTCAGTTAAACTTTCTTGTGATGcctaattaattattattattattattattattattattattatttgtttaattagtattttaaaatattttttttttttttttattattttgatttaatttaaaagtttttcattttaattatttattattattattattattattattattattattattattattattattattattattattattattattattattattattttaattttaattttaattttaattcacaaaaattaaattaaaagttgaaagttttattaaataataatgattaatTGATAAGGTCcttaccatttttatttatgaatAATTGTGTGGaaggaaaataataaaaaaaaaaaaaaaaaaaaaaaaaaaatatccttcaaaaaaaaaaaaaaaaaattaaaaaaaaaaaaaaaaaattcaaaaaaaaaaaaaaaaaaaatttataataaaaatggtttaaaaGTAACCCTTTGTTCAGTTTTTTAATTCACTCACAAAATTgtgtaaattttttttttttttttttttttaatttaaattaaatattgaattttttaccAGATCAAGAGAATGAtcttttttgatatttaaaaaatcagataattattaattttacatatttgtaaaaaatattaattatgtatgtaataattattattaattaattaattgaaaataattaccaaatttttttttttttctttttttttttttttttttttagtttttcaaataacaaaagctttttttttattttattttattttaatatttttttttttgaaatttaaaaaataaaaaaaaaaaaaaaatttaaaataataaaagacagaataaaaaaataataaaaacagaaatattttttaaataaaattaaaatttaaaaaaaagaaaaaaaaaaaaaaaagataatatattattatctaatttAGCAatctgaaaataataataataatttttattttttttttttattttttttttcaattttatatacaatttatttatttattattttaattatgatcttgttgctgctgttgttgttgttgttgttgttgttgttgttgttgttgttgttgttgatgataatcaattaaattattattttccattaaattaaataattgtaaatgatATGTATGAATTGAATCAACTAAAGttgaaaaacttttaaatatttctcttttttctttttcatgatttgattttaatttagcGATTGAAGTTCTAACAATatctaattctttaattaaatgatcaattttaatttgagttgattctctttctttttcaatgattgctttttgattttttaattcacttTGTAAATTGATTAATTCAGATTTCTTTGTTATATAGTTATCCCTATTCTTTTTAAGTGATTCATCGAGTGATAGTAGATCATCATTAAACTTTCTAATATCTATATCCAATTCATTGATTTGTCTATTTTGATCTTGGTTAACTTTAGTAGCCTCTTTTGAGAGTTTTTTAGTGGACTTGTACAGTTTATTCTCCTTTTGATAAGTCTCAACCAATTCAAGAGTGGTGcgaatatttttatttattttttccaattgTTTGGATTTATTTTGAAGTTTTGACATTGAGGGTTCAAATTCCTTCAAACCCTCTTTTTTAAGTGCCAATTTCTGTTTCATATCATATAGcacctttttaattttatcggGTGATGGTACTATCAATACTTGCATTCTCGCGCACTCCTCAATCGTATTCTCAATGGAGGAGATTAAATTAAGGATTTCCTGCTTGATTGATTcgtttttattagttttattcAAGATGATTTTACATTGCtcattttgataatgattggCTTGTTTTAAACGCTGATCGtcttgttggtgttgttctATCAATCCATTTACAATGAGGTCCTTTTCGTGCTTTTTCATCCTTTTATTCTCCAATTCTTCCAATAGTTTTTGTTCTTTTCCAAGTGTGATATCACGTTTTTcacaatttgatttatttaatttatcgaGATCAGAGTAGATCGATATCTTTAGTTCCATAAATTTGCCAAGGTTAATTATGCCACTAAAGATTTTCTTTACTCTTGCCGCTTTTGGATTGTAGATATCTTTATAGGTGAAATCGAATAGTCCGACCACTTTCATCAGATTTGACATTGCTCTAAGGAATGTTATCTCTCCAATGGCTCCATCTTGTGTAAATAGTTCAATACCTTGTGTTAACTTATCCATACCATATTGACTGGGATGATGACTCGTTGATTTATTATAGCCTGTAAATGTaactaaaatattttcacaaAATTCTCTTATCATTGCTGATGTCGGTCGATTTAATTCTTCCATTGTAAATCTATGTCCCATTTCATCAAGACTTGTTATtatttcatcatcttctaaTATTGGAAAACTATATTTTgacatatttatttatttatttattttattgtttttttttttttttttaaaatttaataagaaagaaaaaaaaaaaaaaaaaaaaatttaaaaaacattaattaattttcaaaaaaaaaaaaaaaaaaaaaaacaaaataataaaaattggcGGGAAAAAACAATATGTGTAgattttttacctttttttgtttttttttattttctttttcctttttttgtttttttttttattttacttaatattttactttttaatttttaaaatctattctattaataatttaaaaaaaaaaaaaaaaaaaaaaagtaaaaaacaTTTGCTTGAATTTTTGTTtaagaaaaagatattttttaaaaaaaaaaagtaggaGGATTATTACCAATGGCCTTTGTGATCGGCCAAAAGtttgatgaaaatttaaaattaattttttttattaaaattaatttttttttttttttttttaaaaaaacaaaaaaaaaaaaaaaaaaaatgaaaatttgaGATTAAAGTACAAGACCGAATTTGATAgaattgtttcttttttaaaatttttttttttttatattatttttgtggTGCAGATATTCTTATTATAATCTATATGCCTTTGgttataatttgaaataggaaaaaaaaaaaaaaaaaaaaaaaaaaaaaaaaaaaaataaaaataaaaaaaataaaataaaaaataaaatgatgaGTTTGGTGGGGTATGCttagaaaattaataaacacaAGAACACAACTCACTTAaatctcaaaaaaataataatgaataaataaaaaaataaaataaaaataataataataccacaccacaatactattattagtgtttttttagtattcatttttaaaagattaataaATGACCTTTTGAATGTGAATTCACacacaacaaaaaaaaaaaaaaaaaaaaaagaaaaaaataaagaaaaaaaaaaaaaaaaaaataaaattaaaataaaataaaacaaaataaaataaatagaaacacaaaaaaaaaaaaaaaaaaaaaaacattgcACTAGAAAttgttaaataataataaataaaacaaataaaacataaataaaataaacaaataaaataaaataaataatagatcCTTTGCAAACATACAACTAACTAATATAACATAACAAATTTAtgtatttcttttaaaaaaaaaaaaaaaaaaaaaaaatgatatccATGCCATTTAGTTTTAATGTGGATAGTTGCGGGAGTATGCAGTGGTGTtgcaattttattatcattttac
This region of Dictyostelium discoideum AX4 chromosome 3 chromosome, whole genome shotgun sequence genomic DNA includes:
- the eIF3s4 gene encoding RNA recognition motif-containing protein RRM (Similar to eIF3), with product MTSTNIDNRVPIEKTIEVIVKNDKGEEVKVIKRYQEYQITVKRNRKVDERKKWKKFGECDNKTGLENTAYGDEQFLVLTRGAEVKEEEKDVVKCRICKKNHFTTKCPYKDALELTTQPQKSEKEEKPISNKYIAPNLRGGYTGSAPSGSDVPSIMVSNLSQNATEKDLYELFGQFGPVSRVSIPKSMEGSSKGFAYVTYNHLDSAEKALKQLNGHRYDYLVLSLEFAKKKSLN
- the calA gene encoding hypothetical protein, with protein sequence MASQESLTEEQIAEFKEAFSLFDKDGDGSITTKELGTVMRSLGQNPTEAELQDMINEVDADGNGNIDFPEFLTMMARKMQDTDTEEEIREAFKVFDKDGNGYISAAELRHVMTSLGEKLTNEEVDEMIREADLDGDGQVNYDEFVKMMIVRN